A portion of the Lentimicrobiaceae bacterium genome contains these proteins:
- the fabG gene encoding 3-oxoacyl-[acyl-carrier-protein] reductase has protein sequence MKLLEGKTAIVTGASRGIGKSIAVLFAQQGCNVAFTDLFYDDIARETENELIALGVKAKAYASDASKFDETTQVVEQIVKDFGGIDVLVNNAGITKDTLLMRMTQEQWDTVINVNLKSVFNFTKAAQMTMLKQKGGSIINMSSVVGVSGNAGQSNYSASKAGIIGFTKSIAKELGSRGIRSNAIAPGFIITEMTAKIPEDARKQWEASIPMKRGGLPEEVAKVALFLASDLSSYVSGQVISVCGAMNT, from the coding sequence ATGAAATTGTTAGAGGGAAAGACAGCAATTGTCACCGGTGCTAGCCGGGGTATTGGAAAATCCATTGCAGTTCTGTTCGCGCAACAGGGTTGTAATGTAGCTTTTACGGATCTTTTTTACGATGATATTGCCAGGGAGACTGAAAATGAGCTAATTGCTTTAGGAGTTAAGGCAAAGGCCTACGCTTCTGATGCTTCAAAATTTGATGAAACTACTCAGGTTGTTGAGCAGATCGTTAAGGATTTTGGCGGTATCGATGTGCTGGTTAACAATGCCGGCATTACAAAGGATACTTTGTTGATGAGAATGACCCAGGAACAATGGGATACCGTGATCAATGTTAACCTTAAATCGGTTTTTAATTTCACGAAAGCTGCCCAAATGACGATGCTGAAACAAAAAGGGGGATCAATTATCAACATGAGTTCTGTGGTAGGTGTGAGTGGCAATGCAGGTCAGTCGAACTATTCAGCTTCCAAAGCAGGTATCATCGGATTTACCAAATCTATTGCTAAAGAGTTGGGATCCAGAGGTATTCGTTCTAATGCGATTGCCCCGGGCTTCATTATCACCGAGATGACGGCTAAAATACCTGAAGATGCCCGCAAACAATGGGAAGCATCAATTCCAATGAAAAGGGGTGGATTACCCGAAGAGGTTGCGAAGGTTGCCCTGTTTCTCGCTTCCGATCTCTCTTCCTATGTTTCAGGTCAGGTAATCAGTGTTTGTGGTGCGATGAATACTTAG
- a CDS encoding PorT family protein, producing MKKTLMTLSLLMLAFVTFAATFDLGIKAGYNTTKLSTDLNTIKADSKGGYNFGAFGRFGGEKFYLQPEFLYVVKNEEFSVGASTDAIKMKSIQVPVLLGLKLIDLKVASIRAFTGPAISFSTGYESDKSFNYNFNNATWDYQLGAGVDVLMFTFDIRYEWGLSKTFDTSSFGSNFTSKGNTFSVNLGFKFL from the coding sequence ATGAAAAAGACACTGATGACTTTATCATTGCTTATGTTGGCTTTTGTGACATTTGCTGCGACTTTTGACCTTGGAATAAAAGCAGGGTACAATACCACAAAGCTTTCTACCGACCTGAATACCATAAAAGCGGACTCAAAAGGGGGATACAATTTTGGTGCTTTTGGACGATTCGGAGGGGAAAAATTTTACCTGCAACCAGAATTCTTGTATGTTGTTAAAAATGAGGAATTTTCAGTTGGTGCATCTACAGATGCAATTAAAATGAAATCTATTCAGGTTCCGGTGTTGCTGGGTCTTAAACTGATTGACCTTAAGGTTGCCTCCATTCGTGCTTTTACAGGTCCCGCCATCTCATTTTCAACAGGATATGAAAGCGACAAAAGTTTTAACTATAACTTCAATAATGCCACATGGGATTACCAATTGGGCGCCGGAGTTGATGTGTTGATGTTTACTTTTGATATTCGCTATGAATGGGGATTATCCAAGACATTTGATACATCCAGTTTCGGTTCTAATTTTACATCTAAAGGAAACACATTTTCTGTTAACCTTGGGTTTAAATTTTTATAA